The Streptococcus iniae genome contains the following window.
TGACTCTGGATGGAGGATTGATATTGAAATAGAAAGTGGAATACCTAATCTTGAAGAAATGTATTTAGGACAACATATAGAAATTGATGGTGAAATTATTGAGTAGTTAGATTTTAGAAATACTAAATGATATTGCAAAATCTTTCTATCCTAATGGTTTGAATGGATTTGTCTACTGATTATACTATGACTTTAGAAAGGAATTACCATGTATAAGAGATTAAAATGTGTGCTACCGATAGTATTTTTAGTAATAATTTTAGTTGGCTGCCAAATGAACAGTGAACAGAAGAGTGCAAAAAAAGAAAACAAGACTAGCAAACGCGTCTCAAATCAAAAAATGACCAAGAAGCAACAACTAGCCTATCTAAAAGAGCATGAACAAGAGATTGTTGATTTTGTAAAATCACATAATGAACGAATTGAGTCTGTTCAATTTGATTGGTCAAGTATAAAAGTTGAACAAAGTGGAAATGGAACTCCGCAAGGGGGGATTATAATTTATCACTGAGAGGAAAATTTAATAATCTAGAAAATTCAAAATTAATAGTTGATTTTTATTTACCCCATCAAAACGATATTCCAAATATTAAATTGATGGGAATGTTAAATAAACCTATGATTGATAAAGGAAGTTTTTGGGATATTTATAGCGATTAGTAATTAAGGAGAAGTGTTTTGACTAGTTGAGGGTTAGAAAATTTTAATAATCTTTATGCGAATCTTTCAGAATCAACTTATCTGGGACGAGCAAATGCATTTCCAGAAAGAATCAAAGATAAACCAGTTAAGTTTGATTTTTCGAAGGATGCTAGAAAAGTAAAGCAGGTTATCGAAGGAGGTCAAAACCTTCCTAACGATGGTGCCGATAAGAAAAAATTGATATACTTAAGTTAGTGAAAAAAACAGATATATTAAATTTTAGCTAGTACTTGTTTGGTAAATGACAATACTGTGGACTATAGAAAGGGAATTACCATGTATAAGAGATTAAAATGTGTGCTACCAATAGTATTTTTAGGAATTATTTTAGGAGGATGCCAAATGAACAGTGAACAAAAGAGTCAGAAAAATGAAACCAAAACTAGCAAACACGTCTCACATCAAAAAATGACAAAAAAAGAGCAACTAGTCTACCTCAAAGAGCATGAACAAGAAATCATAGACTTTATCAAATCACAAAATAAAAAAATTGAATCAGTTCAGATCGATTGGGAAGAAACTCAGTGGAATGAAGCAAGCAATGGAACGCCTCAAGGTGGAGGTGAAATAGTTGACGTTTATGGAACTTTCAATAATATTAAGAATTCTGGATGGAATGTGACATTTGAAATAACGAACGGAATTCCTGACTTGAATTCTATGATGTTAACAAACGGTTTGGGAATAGGAGGGAAAGTATTTGAGTAATTGGAATACAGAGACTTTTGATAACATTTATACCAATTTAGCACAAGGAACATATACTGGTAGACCAGTTCGCTTTGTGACTTCTTCTTTAAGGAAAGATCAACAGGAAAGATTGTTTTCTGGAAAATCTGTTCAATTTAATTTCTCCAAAGATGTTAAGAAAGGCAAAGAGGTTATCGAAGGTGGTTCAAATCTTCCCAACGATGGTATTGTCTACCTGCAACCTGACAAGTCCTTAAAAACGATTGAGGAAAATGAGCACTTTGTTACACATTCCTATCAAAAAGGTTTATTGACAGACGAAAAGGCTGGTTTTAATGCCTACTACCTGTCAGATACTGAGAAAATAGATAGTACAACAAAACATACTTATCTGGCCATTCGTGGCAGTGACGGGATGGGGATTGATACACTTAACGATTGGATTGCCAACGATGCAATGTTTGCTATCGCTAATCAGTATATTCCTCAGGCTAAATTGGCTAATAAGGCTATGAAGGAAAAAATAGCCGAGTTAAGGAAAAAAGCTCCTGGGGCTGTTATGGATATTACAGGTCATTCTCTTGGGACGATTGTGTCAGCTCAAGCAGTCGTGAATCTTAGTTACGAAGAATTGAAAACAGTTGGTCAAGTTGTTCTCTTTGATGGTCCGGATGTGTCATCCAGTTTTGAAAAAATGCAAGGTATTTCTGCTAATAAAATCAAAGAAGCTGGAGAACATGTGACCTATTATGTTAATCCCTTTGATATGGTTAGCATGCTTAATCGTGAAAAGCCTTGGGAGGAACAATTTGGTAAAGTAAATGTTATTGTACCGAGTGAGTATACAGGTACTTTTGATAATCATTCTGCACATGATTTTGGGGCTTTTCAAATTGATAGTTATGGCAATCCATTAACTGCTTCTGAAAGCTACCATCCAGAATTATTAAAATCTGGGCAAGACTTAGCTAGGCTAGAAAAAAACTTTCTCAAGAATCTTTTAGGAGAGAATTATGATTCAGGTAATCTTAACCAAATAATTCTCGGCGCTATGACAAGTGACTTGTCTCGACTAGTTGCCACACTGAAAGCATTTGGAATTGTTACAACTATAGCTGAAGCTAAAAGGCTTTACGACAATTTCCAATCAGATTATCAGGCCATTATTACGAAAGCTAAAAAGGATGGACTAGAGTGGAACCGAAATAATATTGCTAGCTATCATAGCAAAATAAAATCGGCAACGGGGAGCCAACGCATTCTACTTAGAACTGAATTACTATACATGGCTACTCAGTTAGCAGAAGCAGATGTTTCAGATAAAGTTCAGGCGGCAAAAAAACATATCAGTGAGACTAAGGATGCTATTGAACAAATAGCAACATCAGCAATGACTGCAGCAGAATCAATTGCTCTATTCCTTGATCAGTCAGAAGTTGATACTTTAGTTTCAGAGTTGAAAATGGCAACTA
Protein-coding sequences here:
- a CDS encoding alpha/beta hydrolase yields the protein MSNWNTETFDNIYTNLAQGTYTGRPVRFVTSSLRKDQQERLFSGKSVQFNFSKDVKKGKEVIEGGSNLPNDGIVYLQPDKSLKTIEENEHFVTHSYQKGLLTDEKAGFNAYYLSDTEKIDSTTKHTYLAIRGSDGMGIDTLNDWIANDAMFAIANQYIPQAKLANKAMKEKIAELRKKAPGAVMDITGHSLGTIVSAQAVVNLSYEELKTVGQVVLFDGPDVSSSFEKMQGISANKIKEAGEHVTYYVNPFDMVSMLNREKPWEEQFGKVNVIVPSEYTGTFDNHSAHDFGAFQIDSYGNPLTASESYHPELLKSGQDLARLEKNFLKNLLGENYDSGNLNQIILGAMTSDLSRLVATLKAFGIVTTIAEAKRLYDNFQSDYQAIITKAKKDGLEWNRNNIASYHSKIKSATGSQRILLRTELLYMATQLAEADVSDKVQAAKKHISETKDAIEQIATSAMTAAESIALFLDQSEVDTLVSELKMATIWNDGVETSNIEALDQYQTKMSTFTGNLIAVAQNLTAQDDQLASDIVNNLS